One Anaerobacillus alkaliphilus DNA window includes the following coding sequences:
- a CDS encoding NUDIX hydrolase translates to MTVESYHRAFGVYGICLQNRKLLVIKKNIGPYINRYDLPGGKLEDGESLLEGMHREFFEETGFYVKVKKNLGVADFILPWKWRKITHVHHIAVFYLVQLTRGGFNDPEQFEGQDSNGALWFPIDEITAENASPLVLKAIEWFETRKLGMDVHRFEQWEVKSKG, encoded by the coding sequence ATGACAGTTGAGAGCTATCATCGAGCATTCGGAGTGTATGGAATATGCCTTCAAAATCGAAAGCTGTTGGTGATTAAAAAGAACATTGGACCATATATTAACCGTTATGACCTACCTGGTGGCAAATTAGAGGATGGAGAGAGTTTACTTGAAGGAATGCACCGTGAGTTCTTTGAGGAAACTGGATTTTATGTTAAGGTGAAAAAAAATCTAGGTGTTGCAGACTTTATTTTACCTTGGAAATGGCGAAAGATTACCCACGTTCACCATATCGCTGTTTTTTATTTAGTCCAATTAACCCGTGGTGGATTTAATGACCCTGAACAATTTGAGGGACAAGATTCAAATGGAGCCCTCTGGTTTCCGATTGATGAGATAACAGCTGAGAATGCTTCACCGTTAGTACTAAAAGCAATTGAATGGTTTGAAACTAGAAAATTAGGTATGGATGTCCATCGCTTTGAGCAGTGGGAAGTAAAGAGTAAAGGGTGA
- a CDS encoding IS3 family transposase (programmed frameshift), with the protein MTKFTSDTKLMIIEGYNSKITSQKEYAKQLGVTRAQFQYWLKLYELHGEEGLKNTYTNCSVGFKLDVLNYMVQTGASLMDTAALFKLSSYTMVYDWQKKMEVGGVEALEPKQKGRLSMKNKSTNQPKEAPAKGSVEAYEARIRQLEMENEYFKKVECLSSKKITKQDKAQVVYELRHKYPVKALVKLADIPRSTYYDLVKRMKRPDSDSDLKAEIKAIYEEHEGRYGYRRIRDELTIRGQKVNHKKVQRIMKELGLKCLVRMKKYKSYKGTVGKIAPNHLDRQFTADAPNQKWVTDITEFKLFGEKLYLSPVLDLFNGEIITYTIGSRPTYSLVSKMLEKALERLPEEHELLMHSDQGWHYQMKQYCHALQERGIIQSMSRKGNCYDNSVMENFFGIMKSEFLYYKEFESIEHFMQELEKYMKYYNTKRMKAKLKMSPVQYRTHFEQAA; encoded by the exons ATGACTAAATTTACAAGTGATACGAAATTAATGATCATTGAAGGCTATAACTCGAAAATAACTTCTCAAAAAGAATATGCAAAGCAGCTAGGTGTTACAAGAGCACAATTCCAATATTGGTTGAAGTTATATGAATTACATGGAGAAGAAGGACTTAAAAACACCTATACAAACTGTTCTGTTGGATTTAAACTAGATGTACTAAACTACATGGTTCAAACTGGTGCGTCATTAATGGATACCGCAGCCCTTTTTAAACTCTCTAGTTATACAATGGTGTATGATTGGCAGAAAAAGATGGAGGTTGGTGGTGTAGAAGCCCTTGAACCGAAACAAAAGGGACGTCTATCCATGAAAAATAAATCTACTAACCAACCAAAAGAGGCACCAGCCAAAGGATCAGTCGAGGCATATGAAGCGCGTATAAGACAATTAGAAATGGAAAATGAGTATT TTAAAAAAGTTGAATGCCTTAGTTCAAAAAAAATCACCAAACAAGACAAAGCACAAGTAGTCTATGAATTAAGGCATAAATACCCGGTGAAGGCACTCGTGAAGCTCGCTGATATTCCACGTAGTACATACTATGATTTAGTGAAGAGAATGAAACGTCCAGATTCAGACAGTGATTTAAAAGCTGAAATTAAGGCCATTTATGAAGAACATGAAGGTCGTTACGGTTACCGTCGTATTCGTGATGAGCTAACAATTCGTGGGCAAAAAGTGAATCACAAAAAGGTTCAACGTATCATGAAAGAGCTTGGTCTAAAATGTCTGGTACGCATGAAAAAATATAAATCTTACAAAGGTACTGTAGGAAAAATCGCGCCGAATCATTTAGATCGCCAATTTACAGCGGATGCCCCAAATCAGAAGTGGGTAACGGATATTACAGAGTTTAAATTATTTGGTGAGAAACTCTATTTATCACCTGTATTAGATTTATTTAATGGAGAAATTATTACGTATACAATCGGCTCAAGACCAACATATTCACTTGTTTCAAAGATGTTAGAGAAAGCTCTAGAGAGGTTACCAGAAGAGCATGAACTACTAATGCATTCAGACCAAGGTTGGCATTATCAGATGAAACAGTATTGTCATGCCCTCCAAGAAAGAGGAATCATTCAAAGTATGTCTCGTAAAGGAAACTGTTACGATAATTCGGTGATGGAAAATTTCTTTGGGATTATGAAATCAGAATTCCTTTATTATAAGGAATTTGAAAGTATAGAGCATTTTATGCAAGAACTGGAAAAGTATATGAAATACTATAATACGAAACGGATGAAGGCAAAATTAAAAATGAGTCCGGTACAATACCGAACTCATTTTGAGCAAGCTGCCTGA
- a CDS encoding DUF2621 family protein has translation MEWNTEAKELLEELLKPIPIFARPMARKGIEKKIIAVAEGDTITKDDVIKGYITASPGAMQDRAVKLLKAKKIDLTPYEELLAETK, from the coding sequence ATGGAATGGAATACAGAAGCAAAAGAATTGTTGGAGGAGCTATTAAAACCTATTCCCATTTTTGCTCGACCTATGGCACGAAAAGGAATCGAAAAGAAGATTATTGCCGTAGCTGAAGGTGACACCATCACAAAAGATGATGTTATTAAAGGGTATATTACTGCTTCACCAGGAGCAATGCAGGATCGCGCAGTTAAGCTACTGAAAGCCAAAAAAATTGACTTAACGCCTTACGAAGAATTACTAGCAGAAACAAAATAA
- a CDS encoding response regulator transcription factor, with product MITKKIVVIEDEESISDIISYSLRKEGYFVQCAFSGKEAFALIENSQPDLLILDVMLPDMSGFDICKAVVQQHQHIPIIMLTARNDIVDKILGLELGADDYMTKPFDIRELLTRVKVALRRTEGLVSKEHYLTINQFIKVEPKSRTVLKADQEVKIKPKEYELLLLLAEHKNRVFSRQEILDYVWDMDYEGDLRTVDVHVQRLRKKLDIDSHPSIIETVFGIGYKMKGEKR from the coding sequence ATGATTACAAAGAAAATTGTTGTTATTGAAGATGAAGAGTCTATTTCAGATATCATTAGCTATTCGTTACGAAAAGAAGGGTATTTTGTGCAGTGTGCTTTCTCTGGTAAAGAAGCATTTGCTTTAATTGAAAACTCACAACCGGACTTGCTAATACTAGATGTGATGCTTCCGGATATGAGCGGTTTTGATATCTGTAAAGCCGTTGTTCAACAACACCAACATATTCCGATTATTATGCTGACTGCTAGAAATGATATTGTTGATAAAATTTTAGGACTTGAGCTTGGGGCAGATGATTATATGACAAAACCTTTCGATATTCGAGAACTTCTTACTAGAGTGAAAGTTGCTCTCCGCCGAACTGAAGGGTTAGTATCAAAAGAACACTATCTAACAATTAACCAGTTCATTAAGGTTGAACCAAAGTCAAGAACTGTGTTAAAGGCAGATCAAGAAGTAAAAATAAAGCCAAAAGAGTACGAGCTTCTTCTTTTACTTGCTGAACATAAAAACCGCGTGTTTTCGAGGCAAGAAATACTAGATTATGTTTGGGACATGGACTACGAAGGTGATCTTAGAACAGTCGACGTTCATGTTCAACGTTTGCGTAAAAAATTAGACATTGACTCGCACCCTTCTATTATTGAAACTGTATTCGGAATAGGGTATAAAATGAAAGGCGAAAAACGATGA
- a CDS encoding sensor histidine kinase, with translation MNSIETLLLNILFIIIFLLFVPLFLERYSKSFSFTQKKWVLTISASIAIVSCMSFPVHILDGFIFDLRWIPVIVVGLYGGLPASVFLVSITIVYRFFLGGGGIYSTIIIGVIVLFYLFLVTKPFVKSSLKKKLMIGSCFSFSVGVFVLIVLNIIAGISINFSLILLYLFLTPFTSCLIIYILEVIKETIFFNSKLIKAEKMEIVSHLASSISHEIRNPLAVVRGFLQMMEQMDLSAQKNKEFLDISIAEIDRANDIIRNYLTFAKPSPENIEIIDIKQELERALNIITPLANMNCVEIDANLEQSYYIIGEAQLLQQCLLNIVKNCLEAMPEGGQLQISTSKLSQEIMITITDNGQGMTKDQLSRLGEPYFTTKGREGTGLGMMTAIQIIKMMDGRLNVKSTVNKGTTFQITLPLQEVALNEVAATNN, from the coding sequence GTGAACAGTATAGAAACACTTTTATTAAATATCCTCTTTATCATTATATTTCTATTGTTTGTACCGTTATTTTTAGAAAGATACTCGAAATCATTTTCATTTACACAGAAGAAATGGGTATTAACAATTTCAGCTAGTATAGCAATTGTTAGCTGTATGTCTTTTCCTGTTCATATTCTTGATGGTTTTATTTTTGATTTAAGATGGATCCCTGTGATTGTGGTCGGTTTATATGGAGGACTACCAGCAAGTGTATTCTTAGTTTCAATTACGATCGTTTACCGGTTCTTTCTTGGTGGTGGAGGAATTTATTCTACAATTATTATTGGTGTAATCGTATTGTTTTACTTGTTTTTAGTAACCAAGCCGTTTGTAAAATCTTCATTAAAGAAGAAATTGATGATTGGAAGTTGCTTTTCATTTTCTGTAGGAGTTTTCGTTTTAATAGTGCTCAATATAATAGCTGGTATTTCAATAAATTTCTCACTTATTTTACTCTATTTATTTTTAACTCCATTTACCTCGTGTTTAATTATTTATATCCTAGAAGTAATTAAAGAAACGATTTTTTTTAACAGTAAATTAATTAAGGCTGAGAAGATGGAAATTGTAAGTCATCTAGCCTCGTCAATATCCCATGAAATTCGCAATCCTTTAGCCGTAGTAAGAGGTTTTCTACAAATGATGGAGCAAATGGATTTGTCAGCACAAAAAAATAAAGAGTTTCTCGATATTTCGATTGCTGAAATTGATCGAGCAAATGATATTATTCGAAACTATCTAACTTTTGCTAAACCGTCACCTGAAAATATTGAAATAATAGATATTAAACAGGAACTAGAGCGAGCTTTAAACATTATTACCCCATTAGCAAATATGAATTGCGTAGAAATAGATGCTAATTTAGAACAGTCTTATTACATAATAGGGGAAGCGCAATTACTTCAACAATGTTTGCTAAATATTGTAAAGAACTGTCTTGAAGCAATGCCCGAGGGGGGGCAACTTCAGATTAGTACGTCAAAACTTAGCCAAGAAATTATGATTACCATTACAGACAACGGGCAAGGAATGACAAAGGATCAACTCTCTCGTTTAGGAGAGCCTTATTTCACTACAAAAGGGAGAGAAGGAACTGGTCTTGGCATGATGACAGCTATCCAAATAATTAAAATGATGGATGGGCGTTTGAATGTGAAGAGTACAGTAAATAAAGGGACAACCTTTCAGATTACCTTACCCCTACAAGAAGTAGCATTAAATGAAGTTGCTGCAACAAATAATTAA
- a CDS encoding HAMP domain-containing sensor histidine kinase: protein MKLKLSIRKKFLYGFLLIFTIALLLLNAVISNMLYKNSETIIKNDMVSFQKYSREYVKQYLLLKNLTENSVFQKDGERLVQELSSNLIGNISLYNEEGLFLYEAVGDRNEYIITNTNPSKIIENSSNEDVNLALQNKAAFTINLIDKRTWVNFSFPVFINGKSLGIIRLSKDYSALFEANQRVLTSLTVFTLFLFIAIFVFSYILSNKIVRPLSDVQKAFTDVANGNYETKLVVETGDEIEELTNCFHEMKTQIKENITTIETEKLKVIQLEKSRREFFNNVTHELKTPLTTISGYAQILSDKDFNDPQFLAKAAGRIKTESDRLHQMVIEVIELSKRDHQEIKKVDLTHIIKQSVEDLQVKATKYEMKITSNVETHLLVAGRENKLRELLLNLLDNAIKYGDKHSVIHIVGIGNSEEIVLHITNHCQYLSKQVLEKVFEPFYQGSKTNRVEKGSSGLGLFICKQIVENHSGTITVQGENNLVTFSVKLPIWQQLGNIYE, encoded by the coding sequence ATGAAGCTGAAATTATCCATCCGAAAAAAATTTTTATATGGATTTCTATTGATCTTTACTATTGCCTTACTTCTATTAAATGCGGTCATTAGTAACATGCTCTACAAAAATAGTGAGACGATTATAAAGAATGACATGGTAAGCTTTCAGAAGTATTCAAGAGAATATGTAAAACAGTATTTACTTTTAAAAAATCTAACAGAAAATAGTGTTTTTCAGAAAGATGGTGAGCGGTTAGTACAAGAATTAAGTTCTAATCTAATAGGCAACATCTCCCTCTATAACGAAGAAGGCTTATTTTTGTACGAAGCCGTTGGCGATCGAAATGAGTACATCATTACTAATACCAACCCGAGTAAAATTATCGAGAATAGTTCCAATGAGGACGTAAATCTCGCGTTGCAAAACAAAGCTGCTTTTACAATTAATCTCATCGACAAACGAACTTGGGTAAACTTTTCTTTTCCAGTCTTTATTAATGGTAAGTCGCTTGGAATTATCCGGCTGTCTAAAGACTATTCAGCCCTTTTTGAAGCCAACCAGAGAGTGTTAACAAGCTTGACCGTATTCACATTATTTTTATTTATAGCGATCTTTGTTTTTTCATACATACTCTCTAATAAAATCGTTCGACCGCTTTCCGATGTGCAAAAGGCATTTACAGACGTAGCTAATGGGAATTATGAAACAAAGCTTGTGGTAGAAACAGGCGACGAAATTGAGGAACTAACAAATTGCTTCCACGAAATGAAGACACAAATTAAAGAGAATATCACAACGATTGAGACTGAAAAGTTAAAGGTTATTCAATTAGAGAAAAGTCGGCGTGAATTCTTTAATAATGTTACTCATGAATTAAAAACACCACTGACAACGATTTCTGGCTATGCTCAGATCCTATCCGATAAAGACTTTAATGACCCACAGTTTCTAGCTAAAGCCGCAGGAAGAATTAAAACGGAGAGTGATCGCCTACATCAAATGGTTATTGAAGTGATTGAACTATCAAAGCGTGATCACCAAGAGATAAAAAAAGTAGATTTAACCCACATTATTAAACAATCGGTTGAGGATCTGCAGGTAAAGGCTACAAAATATGAAATGAAAATCACTTCTAACGTAGAGACACATCTACTAGTAGCTGGAAGGGAAAATAAATTACGTGAGTTGCTCCTTAATTTGTTAGATAATGCGATCAAGTATGGAGATAAACACTCTGTCATTCACATAGTCGGCATAGGAAATTCTGAAGAAATTGTGTTACACATCACAAATCACTGCCAGTATCTCTCTAAGCAAGTCTTAGAAAAAGTGTTTGAACCATTTTATCAGGGCAGTAAAACGAATAGAGTCGAAAAAGGCAGCAGCGGACTTGGACTTTTTATCTGCAAACAGATTGTCGAAAATCACTCTGGAACAATCACAGTTCAAGGAGAAAATAATCTAGTCACTTTTTCTGTCAAACTTCCGATTTGGCAACAACTTGGCAATATCTACGAATAA
- a CDS encoding histidine phosphatase family protein: MGKKIYLIRHCAAEGQASEAKLTKEGEIQAEELAQFFKDMRVDRIISSPFQRALQTIQPLAAIRDIQIEMDDRLAERILSSENLVDWQSKLMETFSDLDLTFPGGESSRDAIKRIVSVVEDIFLSEEENTIIVTHGNLLSLFLHHIDETFGFDEWKALSNPDVFLVREGEVEIQRLCGDKMQAYW; the protein is encoded by the coding sequence ATGGGGAAAAAGATTTACTTAATAAGACATTGTGCAGCAGAGGGGCAGGCTTCCGAAGCAAAACTCACGAAAGAAGGTGAAATTCAAGCAGAGGAACTGGCTCAGTTTTTTAAGGATATGCGGGTAGATCGTATCATTTCAAGTCCGTTTCAAAGAGCTCTACAAACGATTCAACCATTGGCAGCAATACGTGACATTCAGATTGAAATGGACGATAGATTAGCTGAGAGAATTTTAAGTTCAGAGAATTTGGTGGACTGGCAGAGTAAGCTAATGGAAACTTTTAGCGATCTAGATCTTACATTTCCAGGTGGAGAGTCTAGCCGTGATGCGATTAAACGTATAGTAAGTGTTGTTGAAGATATTTTTCTTAGTGAAGAGGAAAACACCATTATTGTTACACATGGAAATCTATTAAGCTTGTTTTTACATCATATTGATGAAACTTTTGGCTTTGATGAATGGAAAGCTTTAAGCAATCCCGACGTTTTCTTAGTAAGGGAAGGGGAGGTAGAAATTCAACGATTATGTGGCGATAAAATGCAGGCTTATTGGTAG
- a CDS encoding potassium channel family protein, with product MKKQFAVIGLGRFGGSVCRELYQMGHEVLAIDTNEDRVNNFSRYSTHAVVANATDENALQSLGIRNFEHVIVAIGDNIQASILCTLLLKELNVKQVWVKAQNQYHHKVVEKIGADRIIHPEHDMGVRIAHYLVSEKIIDYIELSPEFSIVELIASRKVSYQTIAKLDIRAKYGCTILGIKRGEEVIISPPPTHEIFENDILIVIGHNNDLKRFEDEGL from the coding sequence ATGAAAAAGCAATTTGCCGTTATCGGCTTAGGTCGTTTCGGCGGCAGCGTTTGCAGAGAGCTATATCAAATGGGGCATGAGGTTTTAGCAATAGATACGAACGAAGATAGAGTTAACAACTTTTCCCGGTATTCCACGCATGCAGTTGTTGCTAATGCCACTGACGAAAACGCGTTACAATCACTAGGAATACGTAACTTTGAGCATGTCATTGTCGCTATCGGTGATAATATCCAAGCGAGTATCCTTTGTACACTTTTACTTAAAGAACTAAATGTAAAACAAGTTTGGGTGAAAGCTCAAAACCAATACCACCACAAGGTTGTCGAAAAAATTGGTGCTGATCGCATTATTCATCCAGAACATGATATGGGAGTTCGAATTGCCCATTATTTAGTCTCGGAAAAAATCATTGATTATATTGAATTATCTCCAGAATTCAGTATTGTAGAACTCATCGCAAGCCGAAAAGTATCCTACCAAACGATTGCAAAGTTAGATATTCGTGCAAAATATGGATGTACAATTCTCGGTATTAAACGCGGAGAAGAAGTTATCATCTCACCACCACCTACTCACGAAATTTTTGAAAATGATATTTTAATAGTTATCGGTCATAATAATGACCTAAAAAGATTTGAAGATGAGGGACTATAG
- a CDS encoding polysaccharide deacetylase family protein: MKYLIPLILLMIHFSLITFQALDTYAREHNEKKEYVFDRNPVQFSETIGTKYMFKKEISSEKSIRFVTKEIEGIVINEPPVVKRSFFAGPTYFGNVSDEKIAFLTFDDGPSKNTEIILDLLKIEGIKATFFVNGKRGDYEKSLYKRIVDEGHAIGNHTYSHDYSIIYKSKEAFLEDFRKLESLLIETIGFAPKLMRFPGGSNNSISQRYGGKDIMNEIVGMMTELGYLHTDWNVDSQDSLSNNRSKKEIIEQVVDSTNGKNELVILFHDSKPKTTTPEALVEIIEDLRNQNFRFEIMDENSFFTQFLSAKK; encoded by the coding sequence TTGAAATACTTAATACCTCTTATTCTATTAATGATCCATTTTTCGCTCATTACTTTTCAAGCATTGGATACATATGCTAGGGAACATAATGAAAAGAAAGAATATGTATTCGATAGAAATCCAGTTCAATTTAGTGAAACAATTGGCACGAAATACATGTTTAAAAAGGAGATTTCTTCTGAGAAGAGTATCCGCTTTGTTACAAAAGAAATTGAAGGCATCGTCATAAATGAGCCTCCAGTAGTGAAACGATCCTTTTTCGCTGGGCCTACTTACTTTGGTAATGTAAGTGATGAGAAGATTGCTTTCCTTACATTTGATGACGGACCCTCAAAAAATACAGAAATAATTCTAGACTTATTGAAAATTGAAGGAATTAAGGCTACTTTTTTTGTTAATGGCAAACGTGGCGATTATGAAAAGTCTCTATATAAAAGAATTGTAGACGAAGGTCATGCTATTGGGAATCACACCTATTCACATGATTACAGTATCATCTACAAATCAAAAGAAGCCTTTTTAGAAGACTTCAGAAAACTAGAAAGTCTCTTGATTGAGACCATTGGTTTTGCACCAAAATTAATGAGATTTCCAGGTGGATCTAACAACTCAATTAGTCAACGCTATGGTGGAAAAGATATTATGAACGAAATTGTAGGAATGATGACAGAATTAGGTTATCTTCATACGGACTGGAATGTCGATTCTCAAGATTCACTTTCTAATAATAGGTCAAAAAAGGAAATTATTGAACAAGTGGTAGATAGTACAAACGGAAAAAATGAATTGGTGATTTTATTCCATGATAGCAAACCAAAAACTACCACGCCAGAAGCATTAGTAGAGATTATCGAGGACCTAAGAAATCAAAATTTTCGCTTTGAAATTATGGATGAAAACTCTTTTTTTACACAGTTCCTTTCAGCAAAAAAGTAA
- a CDS encoding GNAT family N-acetyltransferase produces MGISLVVIDRSNWEDAIQLSVAEEQKSYIASNLYSIAEVQFLETFQVMAVYLADTMVGFTMFGIDPDDNNFWIYRLMIDQKYQGKGIGRQAIQLIIEEIHKQNIDNIPFIMIGYHPNNLLAKKAYQKAGFIETELAPWGEQLAMYQL; encoded by the coding sequence ATGGGTATATCATTAGTAGTAATCGACAGGAGTAATTGGGAAGACGCCATTCAGCTATCAGTAGCAGAAGAGCAAAAATCTTATATTGCATCTAATCTGTATTCTATTGCTGAAGTTCAATTTTTAGAGACTTTTCAGGTTATGGCGGTTTATCTAGCCGATACGATGGTAGGCTTCACGATGTTTGGTATTGATCCTGATGATAATAATTTTTGGATTTATCGATTAATGATAGATCAGAAGTATCAAGGGAAAGGTATTGGGAGACAAGCCATTCAACTCATTATCGAGGAAATACATAAACAGAATATAGATAACATTCCGTTCATAATGATTGGGTACCATCCGAATAATTTATTAGCAAAAAAGGCTTATCAAAAAGCAGGGTTTATTGAAACTGAGTTAGCTCCCTGGGGGGAACAACTTGCCATGTATCAGCTTTAA
- a CDS encoding sensor histidine kinase, with translation MYDVEGLLLNVLVLVFFLLFVPLVMLRNRKSATRHYKKKIFIVSSSLAIMTCITFPIDYSDGFFYDLRFVAQIIGSLYGGLPASVILWVITVGYRGIFGGLGVYSTLIVSTTILFLTVLFRQKFFFASKKKKVTMGACFSIITSSVVILNTMFLFNLPVINSADVAHFILQLCSIVSLIYIMEVARETTFINKRIIKAEKMEVVSHLASSISHEVRNPLAVVRGFLQMMQETDLPIEKRKEFLKISIDEIDRANDIIRNYLTFAKPSPENVEILNIKQELERAIEIIKPLANMNCVEIATNIHQSYVKGESQLLQQCLLNITKNCIEAMPNSGVLHVRTEEKHDQLLIEIVDSGTGMTEEQLSRLGEPYFTTKGRDGTGLGMMAAIKIIELMNGKIQIHSKINVGTNFEISLPRVSIVNEQIAATTEE, from the coding sequence ATGTATGATGTTGAAGGATTGCTATTAAATGTGCTAGTTTTAGTTTTTTTTCTATTATTTGTTCCATTAGTAATGTTGAGAAACAGAAAGTCAGCTACTCGTCATTATAAAAAGAAAATCTTTATCGTATCTTCTAGTTTAGCAATTATGACATGTATTACGTTCCCCATCGATTATAGCGATGGTTTCTTTTACGATTTACGTTTTGTTGCGCAAATCATTGGCAGTTTATATGGTGGGTTGCCTGCAAGTGTTATTTTATGGGTCATTACTGTTGGTTACCGGGGTATTTTTGGTGGTCTAGGTGTATACTCAACGCTCATTGTTTCAACTACGATATTGTTTTTAACCGTCCTATTTAGACAAAAATTCTTCTTCGCCTCAAAAAAGAAAAAGGTTACGATGGGAGCTTGTTTTTCCATCATTACCAGTAGTGTAGTAATCCTAAATACAATGTTTTTATTTAATCTACCAGTGATCAACTCTGCAGATGTGGCACATTTTATTTTACAGTTGTGTTCAATTGTAAGCTTAATTTACATAATGGAAGTGGCACGAGAAACTACCTTTATTAACAAAAGAATTATCAAAGCCGAAAAAATGGAGGTAGTGAGTCATTTAGCTTCCTCAATATCCCACGAAGTAAGAAATCCCCTTGCAGTAGTTAGAGGATTTCTTCAAATGATGCAAGAGACAGACTTACCTATTGAAAAAAGAAAAGAATTTCTGAAGATCTCAATTGATGAAATTGATAGAGCAAATGATATTATTAGAAATTACTTAACATTTGCTAAGCCCTCACCAGAAAATGTTGAAATTCTTAATATTAAACAAGAGCTTGAACGAGCCATTGAAATTATTAAACCGTTAGCTAATATGAATTGTGTGGAAATTGCAACCAATATTCACCAATCCTATGTGAAAGGAGAATCTCAACTTCTTCAACAGTGTTTATTAAATATTACTAAGAATTGTATAGAAGCAATGCCTAATAGCGGAGTCCTACATGTTCGTACAGAAGAAAAGCATGATCAACTACTAATTGAGATTGTTGATAGCGGAACAGGTATGACTGAAGAGCAATTATCAAGACTTGGTGAGCCTTATTTCACTACAAAGGGAAGAGATGGGACAGGTCTTGGTATGATGGCGGCTATCAAGATTATTGAACTTATGAACGGGAAAATCCAAATACATAGTAAAATAAACGTAGGAACCAACTTTGAAATTTCTCTTCCTCGCGTTTCTATTGTTAACGAGCAAATAGCGGCAACTACAGAAGAATAA